From Sphingobacterium bambusae:
GTTGGCTAACGTGGATTTACAGTGGGAGAAATTATCGCAAATGAATGCCGGATTGGATGTAGCGCTGTTGGATAATCGACTTAACCTTTCGATGGAGTATTTTATCAAGACGACGAAAGATGTGCTGACACAGATGCAGATTTTGCAGTCTACAGGTAACAACGGAGGTAATCCGTTCGTTAACGCCGCCAGTTTGGAGAATAGAGGCGTTGAAATTGCCTTGAGCTGGAAAGATAAAATTGGCGAAGATTTTCAGTACGGCATAGACCTTAATGGTTCCTATCTGAAAAATACGATCAAAGAGTTAGGATATGGCCGTACAGAGTTCACCCAGTGGGATACCAAATCCGTTGTTGGGCGGTCTATTGGCGAATGGTATCTGATTAAAACCGATGGTCTTTTTCGTTCTATGGAGGAAGTTATGGCACATCGCAATGGCGATGGTCGGTTGATTCAGCCCAATGCACGCCCCGGAGACGTCAAATATATAGATTTCAATGACGATGGCATGATTACCGATGCCGACCGCCAATATTTGGGCACCACCATCCCTAAGTATCAACTGGGCATGAACCTGATGTTTGCTTACAAAGGCATTGATCTACAGGTGCAAATGACCGGTGCCTTTGGACATATGGTATACAATGGTCCACGTTCAGGGTTCGATCGTTTCGACGATAATTCCAATTATCGTGCAGATTACGATGCCTGGACACCAGAGAACCCAAATGGTAAAGACCCAAGGCCGATCTTCGCTGATTCGCGCAATGCACGCCCAGATCAAGATCGCTGGTTGGAAAATGGCAACTATGTACGCGTGAAACAGATCGCATTTGGGTACAATCTGCCGAAGGCCGTTTTGGGAAAGGTGTTTACTGGTGCAAGAGTGTTTGTCAACGGTCAAAACCTGCTCACTTTCACACCTTATACAGGGCTTGATCCTGAATTCCTTAACCGGAATATTTGGGATCGTACTTACGATGGTGGCGCATTTCCCAATCCGAAAGGTTTTACGTTTGGCGCTCAACTATCCTTTTAACTGAAAAACAAGAAAATGGGTTAACAACGAAGGAAAGTTAGACCGTAGGTCAGCCTTAGCAACCCTTTTAACGATATATCATGAAAAAATTAATCTATATATTTTGCGCCTTATGTCTGCTTCAGGCATGCAAGGTGGATGTAGAAAATCCGAATTCGTTGATCAAAGAGAACTTTTGGAAAACGGAGTCCGATGCCTTACATGGTGTAAATGCCATCTATAATATGTTTTATAAGCCGGGTACTTATGCGCGCTGGATGTGGTTTCGCCATGATCTGACATCCGACGAGGGCTTCAGCCAAAGCCCTTGGGCGGAACTGCGAGAGTGGACGCAGTTTACCTATAACAATTACAACTTCGCGGAGGGTAATGGCATGACCTATTCGGAGTGCTATCAAGCAGTTTTTCGCGCAAATCAAGTGTTGTTTCACGTGCCGCAGATAGCCTTTGCGAATGAAACAAACCGGGAACAGCTGCTTGGGCAAGCTTATTTTCTTCGGGGCTTATATTACTACAATTTAGCGGTGCTATGGGGAACGGAGAACAAAAGTTTACCGATCATCTTGGAGCCCTCTACGCCGGGGATGCAACCGGAAGGACATACCGAAACCGAAGTCTTTCAACAGGCTATTCTCGACCTAACCGAAGCACAACGTCTTTTGCCTAATGCTTGGAGCGGTTCCGATAAAGGACGTACAACAAGAGGAGCAGCGCTCGCCTTACGTGCTAAATGTTATATGCAACTGCACCAATGGCAAGAGGCACGTGCCGACTTGGCTTGGCTCGTCGATGGTGAAGGACGCAGCTTTTACGATTTGGTGCCAAACTATGCCAATAACTTTAGCTCGACGCAAGAAAATAACATCGAATCGGTGTTCGAAATCCAGTATTCCGATGTGAATAAGGCGCCAGCGGGCGATGGTGCGTTTTCCGTAGACCCCAATTTGGGACTGCATCGGGGACAGTTTTTTGCACCTCCCGGCGTGGGCTGGAATGATGGTGAATTACGTCCTTGGATTGTAAGCGAGTTTAAAAAGGAAAAAACTAGAACCAACGGTAATGATGTGCGTCTGAAATTTACAGCATTTTACCAAGGAATGGAGAATGACTATGCGGATAACACCAAGATTTACAGCCTCACCAGCAACAACGCCTTATGGCAACAAAGCAATTGGCAGGGAAGGGTCTTCTTTAGGAAATATTCCTCAACCGATAGAGGCTTGGATGACTACTACAATCCGATCAATGTGCGCGTCATTCGATTTGCGGATGTATTGTTAATGTATGCGGAATGTATTGCCGAGAGTGATGGAAATTTGGATGAAGCTGTGGCCTTGGTGAATCGTGTGCGTGAACGCGTTAATATGCCTGCTTTAACGGTTAATCATTTCGCGAGTACAACGGATAAAGCCCGTTTTCTAAAACGCTTGCAGATGGAGCGATTCTTGGAACTGGCGACGGAAGGCCATCGGTGGGCAGATATCAAGCGCTGGGGCTTGTTGAACAACCAAGCCGGTATTGATGAATTGAAACAGCGGGATGCCGACTTCAATAACTTTGTCATTGGACGCCATGGAAGTTTACCGATTCCTTCTGATGAGGTCAACAACAATCCGAACGTGGTACAAAATCCAAATTATTAATGCTTTATTACTAAGATTATGAAAATCATACCTTATATACTTTTCGCACTTAGTTTTCTGCTGTTTACAGGATGCGAAAAAAATGAAACAACGGATGTCCCGTATACGACGCCCGTTTTATTGGGTGACCCCAATATCATGTTGCACGATGGCGTTTATTATGCTTATGGCACCAATGCCGCTGACGGGATTGAGGTTTATACCTCGGAAGATCTAAAAAGCTGGACAAAGTCCCCTAAGCTAGCGCTGCACAAGAACGATACGTGGACACAACGATGGTTCTGGGCTCCAGAGGTCTATTATATAGCTTCCAAAAATAAGTTCTATATGTATTTCACCGCTGATGAGCACATCGGCGTCGCTACCGCAGACTCGCCACTTGGGCCATTCACGCAGGATGTAAAGGAGCCGATGTGGAAAGATGCCAAGGCCATTGACAATTCACTATATATCGACGAAGACGGAACTCCCTATCTTTATTTCGTTCGATTTACCGACGGGTCTGTCGTTTGGGTAGCCGAACTGGAAGACGACCTCAAGACAATAAAAAGTGAAACATTGAAAAGCTGTATCCAAGTGTCCCAAGGCTGGGAAAATATTCAAGGTCGAATCAACGAAGGGCCTTTTGTTATCAAGCATGAAGGCCTTTATTACATGACCTACTCGGCCAATCACTTTGAAAGCCCGTATTATGGTGTTGGTTACGCTACAGCGACTTCACCCACCGGTCCATGGATGAAATACAGTGGCAATCCTATTTTACAAAAACCACAAAATTATATTGGCGTGGGACACCACTCTTTGTTTTGGGACAAAGAAGGGCAACTGAAGATTGTCTTTCATGCCCACTATTCCACGGGTAGCGTGTTGCCCAGGGTAATGCTTATTGCTGATGTTAATTTCTCCAACGATGATGTTCCGGTTATGGAAGTCAGTGAGGAGGTTTTATATCCCGTTGTTGTACGTTAAATTATGTGCCGTATCTAAACTTAAATGAATTAATAAACGAAAAAATGATGAAAAGAATTCTAGGTGTTGTCCTGTTGACCTGTATGCATGTGTTATCATGGGCGAAAGATGATGGGACAACATCCGAATGGCGTATCGCCCTCAAGAAACCTGGTAACAAAGCTACAACCTACGTGCTGCATGCAGGCGCAACCAATCAATTGCAGGCGGATAAGCCATTGCCAGTATTGGTTACGCGAACAGTAGAGGACGCTGCTGATGTGAAACGCATCACCGTAACCTTGGAAGCAAAGGAAACGCTGTATTACAACTTTGAAGAAGTGCAGCAGCTTGCAGGCTTTGTACATCAGGACTGTCAATTCCTGATGCCCGGCTTTTGGTACCGCAAAAATTTGCGTTCGCCGAAAGAAGCTCCTTCCTTTGCCACGAGCGACAACTGGCAGGTGCGTGAAGATCGCTTGAGCACACCATTGACAGGCATATACAATGAGCAAAGTCAGGATTACTATACGGTGTTGCGTGTAGACAAGCTTGACGAGGAGGCCTTGACGACGCACAGCACTGGGGAGGTCATTCTCTCCGGTAGAACCTCGCTCGGATCGACAGGATTCAGAAACCACAACAATACGGTAGCGCTTGTCTTTGGCTTTCCCTACAGCGAAGCACCATATACTTACCTTCGTAAACTGACTTTGGCGCCGTCCGTTCAGGCCTTTGAGAAGTTAGAGCAAGGGGAGAAGCGAACGCTAACCTGGGAGATCAGAAAAGGTCGTGCCGTAGATTACTCGACTTTTGTCGCCGACGTGTGGAACTACTCGTTTGATGTGTTGAAGCCGGCAGTTTATCCTGATGCGCTGTCTACAGCTGATGCGAAGAAAGCACTTTCCGGTTTCTTTGCACAAAGCTACGTAGATCGTCACGAGCTAAAATACTTTTCTGGTATACACATGCGTGTAGACGATTGCGCGAGCAATGATTTGACAGAAGTCGGTTTTATTGGCCGTGTACTCTTAAATGCTTTCAATGCCTTGGAGTATGCGGAGGCAAATGGCGATGCCGAGTTGGCCAGAAAGGCCAATAGCATATTTGATTCGTATCTTCAATTTGGCTTCACTGCTAATGGATTCTTCCGGGAGTTTGTGGATTTAAAAAACAAAAGCGAAACCCAAGAGCTTAGTATCCGACGACAGTCGGAAGGGCTCTTTGCTGTGCTCAACTATTTAGCCTACGAAAAACGTCAAAAGAGGATGCACCCAGAATGGGAAGAGCGTGTAAAGAAGCTGTTTACAAATTTTGACAGATTACAGCAGCCGGACGGCAAGTATCCGCGTAAGTTTGATGACGCTTTTAACGTGGTAGATCCCTCGGGAGGAAGTACCCCATCCGCGGTATTACCTTTAACAATGGCCTACAGCTATTTTAAGCAGGAGGCTTATCTGAAAAGTGCAAAACGTTCAGCAGGATACTTGGAACGTGAATTAATAAACAAAGCGGACTATTTCTCTTCTACGTTGGACGCCAACTGTGAAGACAAGGAAGCCTCCCTTTATGCCTCTACGGCGATGCACTACTTGGCACAAGTTACCAAGGGGAAAGAGCGCTCGAAATATGTTGACCTTTGCCAGAAAGCAGCATACTTCTGTCTCTCTTGGTACTACCTATGGGATGTTCCTTTTGCACAAGGGCAGATGCTTGGCGATGTGGATTTTAAAACGCGCGGATGGGGCAACGTTTCCGTAGAGAACAACCACGTGGATGTATTTATCTTTGAGTTCGCCGCCATTTTGGATTGGTTGGCTGTCGAGAAGAAGGAAAGCCGTTTTTCGGCATTCTCCTCGGTAATCAAAACCAGCATGTTACAGCTCATGCCTGTAGAAGGTGCCATGTTTGATGTTGCGAAGACAGGTTATTATCCGGAAGTGGTGCAACATACCAATTGGGATTATGGCAAGAATGGAAAAGGATTTTACAATGATATCTTCGCTCCGGGCTGGACGGTGGCCTCGTTGTGGCAACTGTTAAGTCCCGATCGCGTTTCAACCTATTTTAACAAGAGCGGTAAATAAAATCGTACTTAACGCATCGGGGAGCCTGTCGAAAATCCAAGCGAACCTGATCACAAAATGGAAGGATATTGACGAAGCGATCTGACATTTTTCGAAATGTAGATGGCTTCGTCATGCTTTCTCGCAAAAATACATTTTTCAATATTCAACAGGCAATCTGGAAATCTTCTGTTGTTTTTCTTGCGTTTTGGCTGCTGCAGCGCTGGTAAAAAGGATGCAAATAGCTATTGTTTTCTGAGCGTAATAAAAATGTTTTAGCTTCTTTTTTGTTGCGCTTTATTTTCTAAATAATATGTACCTTTGCAGCATCAATTCAAGCTATGAGTGACGCTATAAAACATGAGTGCGGTATAGCACTCGTTCGATTACTGAAACCCCTATCTTATTATCAGGAAAAATACGGTACGCCCTACTATGGCATCAATAAGTTGTATCTCCTTATGGAGAAACAGCATAACAGAGGTCAGGATGGAGCTGGTATTGCAACGATTAAATTCGATGTAAAACCCGGTAACCGCTATATTTCCCGCTATCGAGCGATGGGATCATCTGCTGTAGCCGATATTTTCGAATACGTGCAGAAGAAGTTTGCCGCGGTGAACAAGGCTTATCCGGTAGAATCCAAAGATACCGATTGGCTGAAGGAACATGTGAGCTTTACAGGGGAGGTTCTATTAGGACATCTTCGCTATGGAACGCATGGTAAAAACAGTATAGAGAGCTGTCATCCTTTCCTACGTCAGAACAACTGGATGACGCGTAACCTCGTCGTTGCTGGAAATTTTAACATGACCAACGTAGACGAATTGTTGCAGCAATTGTATGAACTGGGGCAACATCCGAAAGAGCAAGCAGACACGGTAACGGTATTAGAAAAAATAGGTCACTTCTTGGACGACGAAAACCAAGAACTCTTTGACCAATTCAAACAGGAGGGTTACTCCAATATTGAGATCAGTGCACAAATTGCGAAGAATTTGGACGTTGCCAAGATATTGACCCGCTCCGCGAAAACTTGGGACGGTGGATACACCATCGCGGGTATTTTCGGTCATGGCGATGCGTTCGTTATGCGCGATCCTGCAGGTATCCGTCCGGCATTTTATTATCAAGATGATGAAGTGTTGGTCGTTGCTTCTGAGCGTCCCGTTATCCAAACAGCATTTAACGTGCCTTTGGGCGCTGTACAGGAGATCAAACCTGGACATGCTTTGATTGCTAAAAAAGATGGTACCATTACGCAAGAGATGTTCCGCCAGCCGGCAGAACAAAAATCTTGTTCCTTTGAGCGTATTTATTTCTCTCGCGGATCGGATGCCGATATCTATAAAGAGCGTAAAGAATTGGGTCGTTTGTTGTGTCCACAGATCTTAGAAGCAGTAGGTAGTGATATAAAAAATACGGTATTTTCCTTTATTCCAAACACGGCAGAGGTTTCCTACTACGGCGTGATGGAAGGGATCAATACCTATGTGCGTAAGTACCAAAAAGATGTCTTGCTTAACAGAGCGGATAAGATTTCAGACGGTGAACTGGAAGAGATGATAAACATTACGCCGCGATTCGAGAAGTTGAATGTGAAAGATGCGAAATTGCGTACCTTCATTACACAGGATGCCGACCGTACGGATATGGTGCAGCACGTGTACGATACGACTTATGGTATTGTCAAAGATCATGAAGACACGATTGTGGCCATTGATGATTCTATTGTTCGTGGTACAACCCTAAAGCAAAGTATCTTGACGATTTTGGATCGCTTGAACCCAAAGAAAATCGTGATTGTTTCTTCCGCTCCACAGATTCGTTACCCCGACTGTTACGGTATTGATATGTCTAGGATGGGCGAGTTCGTTGCATTCGAGGCAGCAATATCCTTGTTGAAGCAAAAAGGGCTAGCACATGTTGTGGATGAAGTGTATCAACGTTGTTTAGCTTCTGTTACGAAGCCTAAGCATGAGGTGGAAAACTATGTAAAGGCAATCTACGAACCTTTTACAGACGTGGAAATCTCTGCAGAAATTGCACGTATTATACGCCCACACAATCTTAAAGCCGAATTGGAAGTGGTTTATCAAACCTTAGACAATTTGCACCAAGCTTGTCCAAATCACTTGGGTGACTGGTATTTCTCTGGTGATTATCCAACGCCAGGAGGAAATAAAGTTGTGAACAAGGCGTTTATGAACTGGGTGGAAGGAAAGAACGTTAGAGCATATTTTAGTAATTAAACATTAGGAGTGCTTAGCGCACTTCCTACGATGTAAAAATACAGGATGAAAGGATTGTTTTGATAAGGCAATCCTTTCCCGTTTTTTCGGATATCCATGC
This genomic window contains:
- a CDS encoding RagB/SusD family nutrient uptake outer membrane protein, producing MKKLIYIFCALCLLQACKVDVENPNSLIKENFWKTESDALHGVNAIYNMFYKPGTYARWMWFRHDLTSDEGFSQSPWAELREWTQFTYNNYNFAEGNGMTYSECYQAVFRANQVLFHVPQIAFANETNREQLLGQAYFLRGLYYYNLAVLWGTENKSLPIILEPSTPGMQPEGHTETEVFQQAILDLTEAQRLLPNAWSGSDKGRTTRGAALALRAKCYMQLHQWQEARADLAWLVDGEGRSFYDLVPNYANNFSSTQENNIESVFEIQYSDVNKAPAGDGAFSVDPNLGLHRGQFFAPPGVGWNDGELRPWIVSEFKKEKTRTNGNDVRLKFTAFYQGMENDYADNTKIYSLTSNNALWQQSNWQGRVFFRKYSSTDRGLDDYYNPINVRVIRFADVLLMYAECIAESDGNLDEAVALVNRVRERVNMPALTVNHFASTTDKARFLKRLQMERFLELATEGHRWADIKRWGLLNNQAGIDELKQRDADFNNFVIGRHGSLPIPSDEVNNNPNVVQNPNY
- a CDS encoding glycoside hydrolase family 43 protein, producing the protein MKIIPYILFALSFLLFTGCEKNETTDVPYTTPVLLGDPNIMLHDGVYYAYGTNAADGIEVYTSEDLKSWTKSPKLALHKNDTWTQRWFWAPEVYYIASKNKFYMYFTADEHIGVATADSPLGPFTQDVKEPMWKDAKAIDNSLYIDEDGTPYLYFVRFTDGSVVWVAELEDDLKTIKSETLKSCIQVSQGWENIQGRINEGPFVIKHEGLYYMTYSANHFESPYYGVGYATATSPTGPWMKYSGNPILQKPQNYIGVGHHSLFWDKEGQLKIVFHAHYSTGSVLPRVMLIADVNFSNDDVPVMEVSEEVLYPVVVR
- a CDS encoding amidophosphoribosyltransferase; the protein is MSDAIKHECGIALVRLLKPLSYYQEKYGTPYYGINKLYLLMEKQHNRGQDGAGIATIKFDVKPGNRYISRYRAMGSSAVADIFEYVQKKFAAVNKAYPVESKDTDWLKEHVSFTGEVLLGHLRYGTHGKNSIESCHPFLRQNNWMTRNLVVAGNFNMTNVDELLQQLYELGQHPKEQADTVTVLEKIGHFLDDENQELFDQFKQEGYSNIEISAQIAKNLDVAKILTRSAKTWDGGYTIAGIFGHGDAFVMRDPAGIRPAFYYQDDEVLVVASERPVIQTAFNVPLGAVQEIKPGHALIAKKDGTITQEMFRQPAEQKSCSFERIYFSRGSDADIYKERKELGRLLCPQILEAVGSDIKNTVFSFIPNTAEVSYYGVMEGINTYVRKYQKDVLLNRADKISDGELEEMINITPRFEKLNVKDAKLRTFITQDADRTDMVQHVYDTTYGIVKDHEDTIVAIDDSIVRGTTLKQSILTILDRLNPKKIVIVSSAPQIRYPDCYGIDMSRMGEFVAFEAAISLLKQKGLAHVVDEVYQRCLASVTKPKHEVENYVKAIYEPFTDVEISAEIARIIRPHNLKAELEVVYQTLDNLHQACPNHLGDWYFSGDYPTPGGNKVVNKAFMNWVEGKNVRAYFSN